Genomic segment of Tachysurus fulvidraco isolate hzauxx_2018 chromosome 22, HZAU_PFXX_2.0, whole genome shotgun sequence:
TAACCAGGAATCAGAAATACTATTCACATCAAAATTAAATTCAGATTCTGATTCAGCACTGGAATCTGAAACATCTGAAACATCAGTCAAAAGCATCAACAGAACCAATAGATCAATAGATAGATCGATGAATCAATCGATAGAATCAGAATCTGAGTAATTCATCGGAAGCACCGTTAGAATCGGAGTCTGAATCATTAATAAGAAGCATTATTAGATTCACCATCTAAAGCACTGTTAGAAACAGAGTCTGAATCATTCATCAGAAGCATCATAAGAACCAGCACCTGAATCAGCCTTAAAAAGCATCATAAGAATATTGACTGTTTTGTTATGACAATTTGGCTTCTGTTGCCGACTATCACTGTTTGCTtctctaataaataaatgaataactgaataactTATAAGATTAAGGCAGAGTTTGATAGTATACATCCTTGGTACAGAATAAACAGCATTGATTATGTACATTACTGCTTCCAGAAATTCGTACACGACCTTCACACGACGACTGAGGACAGCGTAGCAGGATCACATGATCTCGCCATATTCTCTCAGTCTGCACACAGTGCTAGTAAGCACAACAGTACTGTACAccacacaatatatacagtagagtcAAAAAGTCCACCAATATGAACCATCTTATTCCATTACCTATGACAGCCATCAGAATGATTATTCAAAAACGTGTTTTGTTCACTGAATTAGACGTTCAGACCTTAATGACTAACCTATATTCATACCTGATGCATAATAGAAATGTGTGGTCTTTATAGAGAGCGAAAGGAAGATACAAAGATATAGACGGAGTGCGAATGATACTTCATACCAGTTGGAGACACGTGACACATCTCTAAAGAAACCCAGAAACCCAACTGACTGGATCCTGAGGGAAAACACGGGTTATGGTGCTAGAGCTGATTAGCAGGACGACAGGGAGCAGTAATAACTTTATGGAAATATTGCCTGTAAAAGCATGATGCAAGCCGAGGAATTAAATTCATTTGTTGCTTATCTCAGGCTGAAGAGTTTCTTATCAACAACTGATCAGATATTAAAATAAGCACAAGGGACAATGCTAACCGAAGAGGAGACATTCCTGACACTAGGAttgtttgtatataataataataataataataataataataataataataataataataatccatttTCTGTGTCACTGATGTAACTCTCGATCAGGAAAATTTATATTGTCAGCTGACAAAAAATACTGGAGTAAAACCAGTAAGAGGATTTCAGACATATGGACAAGGTGTGAAAGTGATGCTTTCTCAGGTGTGGAGTGTTAAAATGACTCCTCAGGGACATCCATCACATGAGCTTTACACAATCAGGTCAAGCTGAGTGTTTGGCTAGAATTTCCCTCTGTTAGGCTTAGATTTCTGATCCTGAAGCAGGTTAATTACAACAGGCAAAAACACTCAAATCTGCAGGACAGAGGGAGCTGACAGGACCAGGGTTGGTACCCTGTGCTTTATAAGTACGACCAAATGACTCCTAGGAGTTCTAGATGTTGTCCTCTACAGTATAAACGCACCACAGGTAGTGAAACCATGACTGAGGCCCTATGGAGTGATCTGGAATTGAACCATAGTCTAAAGGATGGACTGGACAGAATGAGAAGAGAAATCCATTAAGTGGACTGAAGGCGGTGGACGTTTCTGGAGACTGTGATTACCTTGAGGTAGTCGTTTTCTGAGCGAAGCTCTTCAACTTCCCGTAATAAATCTTCTTCTGCTGGCTCTTTTCCGCCCTCCGGTTTGAGCTGCGCGCTCGCTGTGTGTTTTTCCGGTTTAGGTTTCTCTCGCGCAGGTGAAGCTTCTGGCTGAGCCGCGATGATGTCCGGTTTCTGTCCGAGAAGTCGCGCTCCGCCGGAAGCCCTTAGAGCTCCGGGATCAGCAGGTTCATCTGCAGTCAAGTGTCCGCGCTCACTGGATCCGGACCCGGCCCCGGACTCTGCATCGCTGCTCCCGGCCTGAGCGAGGCGTTGCTCGTCAGACAGCGGCTCGGATGGACAGTCGGACAGATCCGAGCTGCTGTCTGTCTGCGCAAGGCGCCCCGTGGGAACGCGCACTGGCGAGTCTGAACCGTGGGCCAGAGGAGCGCGCGACAGTGGGATCAGCTTCACCTTTCCACTTTTTGCAAGTCGAGGGACGGTATCTGCCGCTTTTCCGATCGGTTTCGCCTGCGTGACCTTTGAGGCCTTTTTAGTAGTTGAGGATTTGGCTGCGCTTTTCACCGGCGCCGGTTTGTCCTTCGCTCCGGTTACAGCGCGTCTTACAGAGCGGATGTGCGACGTGAAAGACGCCGCGGTCTGatgctgctgatgctgctgctTACTGAATTTAGGAGACTTCGGTGTGAGCGCGGTGGATTTAGGAGCTCTGGAGTGGCCATCCTTTAGGAATGGTCTGGCCGGAGATGGTGCACGGTTTAACCTTTTCTTCTCCACAGACTGGCTTTGAGGTTTGGTGTCGCTGCTCGAGCCATCAGCGCTTTCCATTATAACAGCGACAGGACAACAAACCCGGACCGATCCGAACCGAGCGCGCACACGGCACCAGCAACGCGGCACTCGTCACCGTCCTCTCTCATCACTTCTAACTGATGCACAACTCGGATTCAGTTCCGCTCATCCATCTTCGAGGGAAGAGAAATAAGAACAGATCTTTCTTGTTCTAATCCCAGCAACAAATGGTAAGAACACGAGGCAGAACTGCATCTAAAGCCCGAAAATAGAAGCTCAATATGTCCGTCCGTCTCCTTGCACACAGCATAGAGTTAGCTCATCATCTGCTTACGATCTCCTGGGCCTTCCTGCCGTCTTGCTCTCCGTTTCTCCTCCTGATCGTCTTCTATGtgactggggggaaaaaatctgcaGCTCCTGCGGTGTGACGCCCGGTGCCGTGAACCGCGCAGTGCGCATGCGTCACTCTACACTCCCCTCGCGCTTGGCTTCGGTATACAAACGACGTTATAAATCACTTtatctctcacacatacacttactCTTACTCGGATATTTCTTCTCTGTCGAGCTTGTCACAGCTTGTAAAACAAccctaaaaaagaaaatgctccAAAATTCTTACTCTATCCAAACTAATGCACTATTTATTACAGTTGAAGGATATAACAgaatatactactactactactactactactactgctgctactaataataatctctaCTAGCATTGCGCACTGGAGTAGTAAAGGATTAAACAGGAATAAACCAAACTGAGCAGGTGGAGTTTAGCCACGCCCCTTTTACTTGTCGCAGATGTGTGGCTCAGGGTTGCCTTCCTGTCCTCGTGCAAATATACAATCTCTCAATGCAAATCCACTGTCTGGATCCACTGCctgttctttgtctttctctccatTTATCAGGCAGTAAAGGCTCCatgtttaaggctctggatagttcaagtcccagcactgccaagctgccactgttgaacCCTTAACCTTATTTGCACCCTATCATGACcctcttctttttctcaatatcacacacaaatatcctTACATACTAATCATATACCCATATACCACAGATTTCTGTTGTCAACCGTCATTCGTCATCTCCAGTTggtgtgtatattgtatatcacattttaattatgttggcttgaAAGatccaacattctgttttgctatataagcttattattattatgattattatttaatttaaatcacatttatttgtcTTCATACAGAGCGTATAACAATAAGGTGTCAGGAGCAAGGAAAACTCCATGAGACAACATGAGAAAGACAACCTCTTCTCATAGTCtgggtgtattgtgtgtgtcgAAAGGATGTTCAATATGAGTTTATGGTAAATAAGAAAATCCTGGGATGAGAAAAGGGCAGTTtatatgattacagcagcagtccTACAACATACAGGTGTGATTATCATCTGACATAAGGATGAGCCattcataatttttatttatttatttattggaggGGGTTGCAGATCTTTAGGTTGTCCATGTGGGATACACATGAGCATTAAATATGGAACAAGTGCAAAAAAGCTCTAGAGATAGAAGCTCCAGTTCCAAGCATcagcattttaatgtaaaatctaTGCAAGGATTTTCACACAGTGAAATACTAAATATGTTTCTATTGAAAATGCTTTGGATTTATTTGTTGCAAAtgggcaaaaaataaaaaaaatcaactagCATCCCTGCAAATAATCTGACCTCGCCATCTAATGGCTTGAAGGAGATACAGAATTCCTGAATaccagagaataaaaaaaaatttcatataggtaataaatatatatttttttatttccacgtCATTAGTTCAAGAACACCACGAGTTataaatatcacaaaaaatttaaacatgccaaacttttttaaatacctAAAATCAGATTACAAAGCACTCTTCCTCACCTCAACATCTAAGTGAGGgtccatttcattttttttttaaactatttttttttttttttagaagtacTGTATGATAAATTTGAAAATACTCCTATAGGTGATGAAAATTAACATATGTTTActctatacaaaaaaaactgacattTGTAAAGGCAGCAGTTGCTACTTTAACAAAGCGATCCTCACAGTGGGATAAACTATTTATATGGGCATGACGTTCACGTTCAATGACCATGTGACAGATTTACCAAGTATTACTAGTGTTTCTGCAGCAATACggacatgtctaaaaaaaaaaaaaagacaaaattcttcagaaaactctctctctcaaaaaaaaaaattccaatttcccttaagaagaaaaaaaaaaaaaacacagaaaacatttcTAGCAAATTCTTAGTAAATCTGACTCATTGTCTTACAATAATCCAgaatacaaacaaatgaaaacagaaGTAAAAACAATTATGCACATAAGTCAAGTAAAAAGCACTTTGTGATAAATAAAGGCCCTTTATCAACAATTATCTGTCactttctccaaaaaaaaaaaaaatttaggtTAGTACACGTTCcataaaaatgtctgaaaacatGAGAAATACTGTGAGTTTAGGTTATAAACAGGTTTACAAGGCTGTTGTTAGAAATCATATTAGATATGAAAATTAAATCCGTGGTCTTGGAGCTGTGTGGATATCATGCACTGCTACACAAGGTTTAGACGTTCGGTACACAATCAAACAGACTCCTGTTTCTCAAAATCAGGACCAAAGCTGCCACATTAAGTCTTCATGCAGTTCAAGGATTACTCTGTTTAATGGagggtgtgaatacttatgaACACCTTGAAACCATAACCGAATATCTATACTGCTCCATTTTCCGTCTTTTGTTAGTGATTACAGGAAGCATCGAATGCTAAGACACTGTTAAGAAGTCAGtcaattttaaataatgcaCGGAGTCTTCGCAGACCAACGTGACCCCACTAACTCGTGGTGTGGAGTGAGCAAAAATAGCTatgtgtgtacatctgtgtgttcCCATGGCAATATCTGCAATGACAACAAAATAAGGTGCTCCACAATGAGGTTTTCCATGTCATCCTTCCACATTCTTTTTAACCCCAGAGCCCCCAATAACCACTTTTTGTTGTCGCTATTAAATGTAGTCATTGCTAAGTTTCTCTTTCTCCCCGTACAGCCCTAGGACTCTCTATAAAACCTTCAGTTAGTGTAAATCGCTTTGTGTCAGAAGTAGCAGAAATGGCACTGGTAGTGAACCGTGTGATGCAGAAAGTGTTTTTCTGGGTGCAGGCTGGTGTAAAAAGCTCAAACTTCGAATGTGGATAGTGTAAGCGACAtttatctgtcttttttttcccctcagcaaATTACATTTATCTGCTTATATGTAAAGGTGTTGCTGAAAAAGCAGAAAACCTGAGCGTAGTAAGAATCTGTAAAAGTGTGCCAATGCTGAATACTGAAAGTGAGGATGTGAGGTACTGTTGTGGACATGTGCTGTGTTTGTAGGTGTAACGCAGCAACACGATCAGAACAGTCAGTTGGTCAGTCTGGATGTAGTTGGAAACCTAACAGCGGCGTCGTACGGAGACAAAGTCTAAATGTGGCTGGATGCGCTTATCCTGGAACTGCCCTTCCATGACACATACCCTGGAGTCCATAGCTCCTTGTGGGTAGGAAGTCCTCGATGCAGGTGCACTGCACCACCTAGTGGTCAGTTGCTGGAAGTGCATGGGGCTAATAAGAAACTGTGGGGCTTTTTCTGAGCAGGAGGACAGAGATGAGACTCAACAGCAGCGCATGCGAGGAGGGGGCAGTTCTGGGGGCTCTTCAGGCTCAGGCTGAAGGGAAAGGACGCTGTTGGAGAGTTCTCTACTGGGCATTTCCAGAGGCATCTGCAGAAACAATGGCACAAAGAGGGCACATATGTAATTTGCTTATGGAGTCTGAAATGTCCTCGATCAGAAACAATTATTAATTAGAAAACAAATTTTTAGTGAATTTACCAGTCTTAAAGCTTACACAgttcaacaattttttttgtattttagaaCTTTTGGTCAACAGgatgaaaataattaagaaTTATTCTTGTGTTTATAAAGCTTGCTATATATGTGTGTCATATATAACACTCATGAGGATAACATGTTTTCTACGCTATTATAATATCTGAAACAGAAGTAATGATTCTAGTCGATAATGCTTTCGGATGGTACTGTCTCAGTTGAGTTTTCTAGACTGTTCTTAAATTtggtaacaaaacaaaacaaaaaaacgctCAGCACAAACAATTTTATTTCGTTGTATGACATTTTCAAAGCAGGTGTccatgaaatgagtggaagccCCATGGCACTGTTGGCAACCAATAATCTGTCTGTTCAtcttgctttctgtctgtcttcactTAGTGTTTGAATCCTTTGATTGTTATGGATCCAGAGCACATCCCTGGAGTGCAAGGCAGGAAAATTCACACCAAATGGCACCCCAGTTCACACGCGCATTCATCCATAACATATAAACCACCTTCCTATTATGGTGTAGGTCCTTGTAACCTTGGGCGCCCATGACCATGACAGCGGTCCAGCTGTCAAACCACCGCAAATTAGCCCTTGTCACAGTCGATCCATGCAGTTATCCATTTCTCCTGTTTCTAACACATGTACTTTGAGAACGGACACTTCACCTGCTGCTTAATATTTCACTCTCGTTGGAAGTGTCAGGTTAACTGTGAGTGTTTTAATTTTACGGCCGATCATCGTACGTCGATGgctgtgtgttttaaagagAGCATTAAAATAGAACGATACTGACCTTGCTCAAAATATCATCCACTAGCTTGAGAAAGATCTCATCCACATTGAAGTTGTCCTTGGCGCTGGCCTCGCAGAATCGCATCCCCGATATCCGGGACGTAAACTGCCAATCAGGAGAGGACAAAAGACACGTTCCTAGCTTACAAAACGGCAGTATAAGGCAGATAACAGGACTCAACCGTGACAACGTTTACTATTTAATGCTTAACCACTAAGCAGTTTATGGCCAAGTGATTCAAAgggtttatgttttgttttggataaaaaaaaaccaaaaaaaaaaaacctccaccCTGAGGAAATAAAGAtagctgtttttttaaaccatgcCCTTTCTGACTTGCCAGTCACCTCCTACATCCTAAGGGTGTAGAGTAAGGAAAGCACTTGTCTAAAACTGTCTGCCACACACAGATGAGCCAAATTAAATGCTCGATTCATAAAAGTGCATCTGTCTAAAATTATTCATAACTTAGGCGTCATTTTCCCTTCCGTTTGGAAAATAGAACGTACAGATCCTGATGTCTTTTATGCTAAGTTCTGTTCCTGAAGTATAAAGGCTCGTCACAAGCCGATGAGGTCACGGTAATGCTGGTAAACACTGTAATATGCTGTTAGGAATTTAACTCCTAGAcaagtgtgtgttaaaacagCACTTCATAACCCGGAGCACGTGagacacactcaccctctcGGCTTGCTGTCGCGCAATGACTCGATCGGCCTCGCAGTCCAGCTTGTTCCCGACCAATAGGAGCTCAGCGTCCTCTGATGCGTACTGAAGACCACACAGATCGAATAATACATTTCAGTGTAGGTCGCTAAAACTTCAGCATACGGAgatccagaattattggcaccctttgtTAAGGTGGGTGTAAAAGATTATGAAAAATGCGAGTGTGATTAAAACTACAGGAGGGTGTCCTATGTGTCTCTGTACATACAGGAAATTAAGCAAATTATATCTatgcatacatttatttattttttaaaaaacttccTCTACAttgcactcactcacacacacacaaaaacattaaagtgGCCCCAGACTGCCTGCTCTCATGATCAGTTCTGACGAATTATAATCATGCCCTCTATATGTACAATTTGCACCATTTCAAATTTgtattgaaatgaaatgaatcagtTACTCAAAACAAGCTCATGTATATTCATGGTTTCTGCTAACAGGTCGCTAGCTCAACTGTTCTTCAACAGCTCAGTATCACAGGAGTAAAATCTACCaaaaacagatgaacagaaaatTAAAACAGTTTCTGGTGGACTTTACTGGACTCCTCAATGTGTCATGTATTAAAGTCATGAATTCTCGAGGAACTGATCTTAAGTTTAACTAATGCAACAGTGAAGATCATGGCCGACTGTCAAGCTGTGCTTGGACTGATTCTGTAGCTCGTTATGTGTTTAGGGTTTATGTGTATAATACCTTGTCGATCATTTTCATCCATTTGGGCAGGTCTTCAAAGGTTTCCTGTTTGGTGATATCATACACCACTATAATGCCCTTAGCACCTCGGTAGTAGGCGGAGGTGATGCTGTTGAATCTCTCCTGACCAGCGGTGTCCCTAAAACACCACCAATACATTACAGCGTCTCGAAACAGAATAATCCCTTCTTTACTGTATGAATATGAGATAACTGAAGGACTAATGCAATGATTTCTAAGTTACATGTGGCTGAGTGTTAGTTGCGTGCATGGACGTTAGCAGCAGAGTCAATCGGCAGTTAGTGAGACTGTGTGCTACATTTAAGTCATTCAACGATTCGTTTAATGATTCGTTTATTAGACGTACCTGATAGAAaagtgtaaagtaaaaaaaaaatatatatatataaaacactatgACAACATTGGGAACTTCATCAGAAATCGGTTGCTTGTTTACTAGCTTTAAATATGACAACCTGTGCTTTTACTGTACCTTATCCACCCTAGCCTGGTCGTTAGAAACAGGATATGATGTCACAGAGGGTTAGGGCAGGTGTCACATGGCAGTGATGGCATGTTAAGGTGAACAGAGGTGGAGCCGAGGATGCTGGGTAGCTGGATGTCAGTACATGTGATACAAACACAAGACATACAGAGATGGAGGGGATTAAGTAAAAAAGTGAGGAGCAGAAGTTAGAATAAACAGCTGGAGGGATGGAGGGGGTCAGAAAGAGGCAGGGAGATGCACGCAAACATTTAACGCTTCGCCAGCAATGCATCATGCATCAGTAACTGGTCTAGTCCTTAGTAATTAGTATTTATCCCCTTGTTCATTACGCTTCACTAAGTGACCTGGGAAGCGCTTCTAGATGCCTTCACCTCTACGCTTGTTCAAGCGTTTCTTTACTCTGTGTGATCTTTAAAGGCCAAAAATCCAAGCCATGATTAAAAAGATgcctaaataaatacatgtctaCATGATTTTTGTAGTACCAGAGTATAGTCCTGGCAGAAGAAAACATCTTTGGGCTTCTCACACAATTCAGCAGCAGTGAAAATCATAAGGTTTGTATTGATGTGTTATAtgtgctcaaaaaaataaaataaaataaaaatttcctCTACTTTGAAATCTTTGGTCTATAAAATCTTAAATAAGGCAGAATTGCACTTAACCTCAAATATAAAGCAGTGCAATGATCAAGCTGACACCTAATCATTTTTACAACAGAACAATCTCTGCCAATCCAACATACTAAGAATGTAGAGCTCGGAGATTCCCGATCCCTTTAACAACGCAGTGTTCTCAGAAAACATGatacaaaaaaattagaatGGGCCGAGACACCAACACCTAAAGGGTTAGAACTGGAGCTGAAGCATATAGTAGACAGTCTCGGGATAAAAGCAAGAAAGAGGAAATAAAGGCAATTCAGATAGGAGAAATGAGGAGAGGAAGATACAGTGAATGTAACAGGTTAATGCGAGACATCAGACTCGAGCTAATTAGTCATGTGAGCCTCGAGCTTATCTACAGCAAACAAGCATGTAGGAAGTAATGCATTTACCCTGCTAAccaaaacatggaacagtgctATAACACTGGAGCTTTCCCCTTGTTCACCGTGACAGATCTGAGCTTTACAATCTGTTACTGACACGAAAGGATTTACCACCTTTACACCCTTGTAGCTGATCCTGAAACAGAAGAGGAATGATGCACTACTAACATTCAGCTGCCTATAAACATGACTCAGCTTCTGCATTATCCTGATGCTGGAGTTActctgtcagtgtgtctctgAGATGGAAGAAAGTGGGAGTTTTATGCACTACATTTCCTGGCTAGGAGCTCAGTCATGTATGTCTTGTGCCTCTGAGgcacaggaagtgacacagtCAGGGTGAGTTGGTGATAAAGGCAGCGCATCCTGTCCACTTACCAGATTTGCAACCTGATCTTCTTTCCTCTGAGCTCCACAGTTTTGATTTTAAAATCCACTCcttcatagagagagagagagagagagagagagagagagagagagagagagagagagagatgatcaAAAATGTGTcagaacatatacacacaatggCGGGAAAAAAGAACACTAATTTGAATGTGGAAATtcatgtggggaaaaaaactgtattctcaaatctgattggtcagaaaatttatattattttgctcTATTTCTATAGTCGCTCAAGATAAACATAAACAACTTGCTATTATAATGTATAGAAATGTGGATGGGggagttggtttttttttgggggggggcgaTTGGTGGTGGAGTGAATAGTGGTGGGGGAgttgatgatttgtgtgtgattgtgtatgtgtgtgtggggggggtgcaCTTTGTTTTCCCaaaggttttatattttttttcttac
This window contains:
- the rab12 gene encoding ras-related protein Rab-12; this translates as MNSRCEIQRRPGGGYSGYSGGPVTGSPAMGAQSRRRKMAPRPADYKLQIIIIGSRGVGKTSLMERFTDDTFCEACKSTVGVDFKIKTVELRGKKIRLQIWDTAGQERFNSITSAYYRGAKGIIVVYDITKQETFEDLPKWMKMIDKYASEDAELLLVGNKLDCEADRVIARQQAERFTSRISGMRFCEASAKDNFNVDEIFLKLVDDILSKMPLEMPSRELSNSVLSLQPEPEEPPELPPPRMRCC